One stretch of Pandoraea oxalativorans DNA includes these proteins:
- the xerC gene encoding tyrosine recombinase XerC, whose amino-acid sequence MPLSSTDASSESPPEPPLEPPLEPGIRTYLTSLASERKLAALTLENYTRDLRQLQRLASGRALESLQHGDIRRFVMKLHSEGLVGRSIARKLSAWRGYFAWLAQRTALAANPVEGVRAPKQPKPLPKALSPDQASALVEFATGTSAEAVRNRAMFELLYSSGLRLSELTGLDHRYVEADGYRSASWLDLAECEVVVTGKGNKRRRVPVGEKAAQALAQWLEMRAPLATAEPHALFLSARGKRIGARAVQQGLERHALAAGLPTHVHPHMLRHSFATHVLQSSGDLRAVQEMLGHSNISTTQIYTKLDFQHLAKVYDQAHPRSRKKP is encoded by the coding sequence CTGCCTCTGTCGTCGACCGATGCATCGTCCGAGTCGCCCCCTGAGCCGCCGCTTGAGCCGCCACTTGAGCCAGGCATCCGCACCTATCTGACATCGTTGGCCAGCGAGCGCAAGCTCGCGGCGCTCACGCTGGAAAACTACACGCGCGACCTGCGTCAGTTGCAGCGTCTCGCGAGCGGCCGTGCGCTCGAATCGCTGCAACACGGCGACATCCGCCGCTTCGTGATGAAGCTGCATAGCGAGGGGCTGGTCGGCCGCTCGATTGCCCGCAAGCTCTCCGCCTGGCGCGGCTACTTCGCGTGGCTTGCTCAGCGTACCGCGCTCGCCGCGAATCCCGTCGAAGGCGTGCGCGCACCCAAACAACCCAAACCGTTGCCCAAGGCGCTGTCGCCCGATCAGGCGTCGGCGCTCGTCGAATTCGCGACCGGCACGTCCGCCGAGGCCGTGCGCAACCGCGCGATGTTCGAACTGCTTTACTCGTCGGGCCTGCGTCTGTCGGAACTGACGGGGCTTGACCATCGTTACGTCGAGGCCGACGGCTACCGCTCGGCGAGCTGGCTGGATCTGGCCGAGTGCGAGGTCGTCGTGACGGGCAAGGGCAACAAGCGGCGTCGCGTGCCGGTGGGCGAGAAGGCGGCGCAGGCGTTGGCGCAATGGCTGGAGATGCGCGCGCCGCTGGCGACGGCCGAGCCGCACGCCCTGTTTCTGTCGGCGCGCGGCAAGCGTATCGGTGCGCGCGCGGTGCAGCAGGGGCTGGAGCGTCACGCGCTGGCGGCCGGACTGCCCACGCATGTGCATCCGCACATGCTGCGTCACTCGTTCGCAACGCATGTGCTGCAATCGTCCGGCGATCTTCGGGCCGTGCAGGAAATGCTCGGCCATAGCAATATTTCGACGACGCAGATCTACACGAAGCTCGACTTCCAACATCTTGCCAAGGTGTACGACCAGGCGCATCCGCGCTCACGCAAGAAGCCCTGA
- a CDS encoding class I SAM-dependent rRNA methyltransferase, with product MNTLTLKPGKEKSLLRRHPWIYATAVARVDGNPASGATVVVRAADGRFLARAAFSPVSAIRARVWTFNENEPVDHAFFKRRVSAALAYREEMVHDTGATRLLFGEADGLPGLIVDRYRSAPGQPETDQLVCQFMAAGVEAWKDAITKALVGATGCPNVYERSDAAVREREGLPSITGVLAGAEPPEAPALLTTHENGVKYYVDVRNGHKTGFYVDQRDNRRLVQQQARGRDVLNCFCYTGGFSLAALAGGAQSVLSIDSSGEALAIGARNVELNGFDAARAEWRDADVFKTLRALREEGRTFDMIVLDPPKFAPSAHHVDRAARAYKDINMAGFRLLRPGGQLLTYSCSGAIDADLFQKIVAGAAVDAGVDARILRRLSAGMDHPMLTQFPEGEYLKGLWLQRM from the coding sequence ATGAATACCTTGACCCTCAAGCCCGGCAAAGAGAAGTCCTTGCTGCGCCGTCATCCCTGGATTTACGCCACCGCCGTGGCGCGCGTGGACGGCAACCCGGCCTCCGGTGCCACGGTTGTGGTGCGGGCCGCCGATGGCCGTTTCCTCGCGCGCGCCGCGTTCAGCCCGGTGTCGGCCATCCGCGCCCGCGTGTGGACGTTCAACGAAAACGAGCCGGTCGATCACGCGTTCTTCAAGCGTCGCGTCTCGGCGGCGCTGGCGTACCGCGAAGAGATGGTGCACGACACGGGCGCGACGCGTCTGCTCTTCGGTGAGGCCGACGGCCTGCCGGGGCTGATCGTCGACCGTTATCGGTCCGCGCCGGGTCAGCCGGAGACCGATCAGCTCGTCTGCCAGTTCATGGCGGCGGGTGTCGAAGCCTGGAAGGACGCCATTACCAAGGCGCTCGTAGGGGCGACCGGCTGCCCGAACGTCTATGAGCGTTCCGATGCGGCGGTACGCGAGCGTGAAGGGCTGCCGAGCATCACCGGCGTGCTGGCCGGGGCCGAGCCGCCCGAAGCGCCGGCGTTGCTGACGACGCATGAAAACGGCGTGAAGTATTACGTCGACGTGCGCAACGGACACAAGACCGGCTTCTACGTCGACCAGCGCGACAACCGTCGGCTCGTTCAGCAACAGGCCCGGGGCCGCGACGTGCTGAACTGCTTCTGCTACACCGGCGGCTTCTCGCTGGCGGCGCTGGCAGGGGGGGCGCAGAGCGTGCTGTCGATCGATTCGTCAGGCGAGGCGCTGGCGATCGGCGCGCGCAACGTCGAACTGAACGGTTTCGACGCCGCCCGTGCCGAGTGGCGCGATGCGGACGTCTTCAAGACGTTGCGCGCCCTGCGCGAGGAAGGCCGTACGTTCGACATGATCGTGCTCGACCCGCCGAAGTTCGCGCCGTCGGCCCATCACGTGGACCGCGCTGCGCGGGCGTACAAGGACATCAACATGGCGGGCTTCCGGCTGCTGCGTCCGGGCGGCCAGTTGCTCACCTACTCGTGCTCAGGCGCCATCGATGCCGATCTGTTCCAGAAGATCGTGGCCGGTGCGGCCGTCGATGCCGGTGTCGACGCACGTATCCTGCGCCGCCTGTCGGCGGGCATGGATCACCCGATGCTCACGCAATTCCCCGAAGGCGAATACCTCAAGGGACTTTGGTTGCAGCGTATGTAA
- a CDS encoding DMT family transporter, translating to MRHTIDTKTPFVMSLTALALVVTAAFLHATWNFVAKRIDTREGGGPQLVFLYALLTVVIYTPLALYFLAGQASWPSALGWGVIAVSALLHFGYTLVLQRGYRVGDLSVVYPLARGTGPLLSSLGAIVLLGERPGWLALVGIALVVCGVLVIAGGERLFRRGSMHAGAGWGVLTGGFIAAYTLADAYAIRTLMLAPLVYYYLENVLRVVLSAPTAFSRPARIAVLWQANWRKILIISTISPISYFLILTALKYAPVSHVAPAREMSMMVAALLGVRVLGEGEMHRRVGGAVLIALGVVGLTLG from the coding sequence ATGCGTCATACAATTGACACAAAAACCCCCTTCGTCATGTCGCTCACCGCCCTCGCCCTCGTCGTCACCGCCGCATTTCTGCATGCCACCTGGAATTTCGTCGCCAAGCGCATCGATACGCGCGAAGGCGGTGGCCCGCAACTGGTCTTCCTCTACGCCTTGCTGACCGTGGTGATCTACACGCCGCTGGCGCTGTATTTCCTTGCAGGACAAGCCAGTTGGCCGTCAGCGCTCGGCTGGGGTGTCATCGCCGTCAGCGCCCTGTTGCATTTCGGGTACACGCTTGTCTTGCAGCGCGGCTACCGTGTGGGCGATCTCTCGGTCGTCTACCCGCTCGCACGCGGCACCGGTCCGTTACTGTCGTCCCTCGGCGCCATCGTGCTGCTCGGCGAACGCCCGGGCTGGCTCGCGCTCGTGGGCATTGCGCTGGTCGTGTGCGGCGTGCTCGTGATTGCCGGTGGCGAACGCCTGTTCCGGCGCGGCAGCATGCACGCGGGCGCGGGCTGGGGGGTGCTCACGGGCGGATTCATTGCGGCGTATACGCTGGCGGATGCCTACGCCATCCGCACCCTGATGCTCGCGCCGCTCGTCTATTACTACCTGGAAAACGTGCTGCGGGTCGTGTTGTCCGCGCCCACGGCATTCTCGCGTCCGGCCCGCATCGCCGTGCTGTGGCAGGCCAACTGGCGCAAGATCCTGATCATTTCAACGATTTCGCCGATCTCCTACTTCCTGATCCTGACCGCGCTCAAATACGCGCCCGTCTCGCACGTCGCCCCGGCACGGGAGATGTCGATGATGGTCGCTGCGCTGCTCGGCGTGCGGGTGCTGGGAGAGGGAGAGATGCACCGCCGCGTGGGCGGTGCCGTACTGATCGCCCTGGGTGTGGTCGGTCTGACGCTGGGCTGA
- a CDS encoding Fur family transcriptional regulator → MSLTQLQPYLEAARASLQEQSGRVTSGRVRVLALLLKAGRPLTHQEVLADLATDADPLDRVTAYRVLDWLVAQGWAIKQAGDDRIFRFVMAEHVDPERASAPRPHTQHGHFRCVRCHRTFCLDDWPQHPQLSERELKRLPKGFVGEQVELLIHGTCAQCAGATN, encoded by the coding sequence ATGAGCCTTACTCAATTACAACCGTATCTGGAAGCGGCCCGTGCGAGCTTGCAGGAGCAATCGGGCCGCGTGACTTCGGGGCGTGTTCGTGTGCTGGCCTTGCTGCTCAAGGCAGGCCGCCCGCTTACGCATCAGGAAGTGCTGGCCGATCTGGCCACCGACGCCGATCCGCTCGACCGCGTGACGGCCTACCGTGTGCTCGACTGGCTGGTCGCGCAGGGCTGGGCGATCAAGCAGGCGGGCGACGACCGCATCTTCCGCTTCGTCATGGCCGAGCACGTCGATCCCGAGCGTGCGAGCGCGCCGCGTCCGCATACGCAGCACGGACATTTCCGCTGCGTACGCTGCCACCGAACGTTTTGCCTTGACGATTGGCCTCAGCATCCCCAATTGAGTGAGCGCGAACTCAAGCGCTTGCCCAAGGGCTTCGTGGGCGAACAGGTCGAGCTGCTGATTCATGGCACCTGCGCCCAATGCGCGGGCGCCACCAACTGA
- a CDS encoding CobW family GTP-binding protein → MTPVTILTGFLGSGKTTLLKRILTEAHGMKIAVIENEFGEENIDNDILVQDNAEQIVQMSNGCICCTIRGDLVQALSDLNSQRDAGSIQFDRVVIETTGLANPGPVAQTFFIDDEVADTYRLDAIITLVDAKHGQQQLDQHEVVQRQVGFADRLFITKADLVTPDALDDLKHRLAHMNPRAPQQVVDFGQADLEQIFDIHGFNLNDKLDIDPDFLAADEHAHDHDHGHDHDHSHCDHDHGKCDHEGHDHGHAHHHHHAHHDDAIKSFVFRSEKQFDPAKLEDFLGSILQVYGERLLRYKGVLNMRGIDRRVVFQGVHQMMGSDVGTKWQPGETPNTKMVFIGAELPKDIILQGLERCLV, encoded by the coding sequence ATGACTCCCGTCACCATCCTGACCGGCTTTCTCGGCAGCGGTAAAACCACGCTGCTCAAGCGCATCCTGACCGAGGCGCACGGCATGAAGATCGCCGTCATCGAAAACGAATTCGGTGAAGAGAACATCGACAACGACATCCTCGTGCAAGACAACGCCGAGCAGATCGTGCAGATGAGCAACGGCTGCATCTGCTGCACGATCCGTGGCGATCTGGTGCAGGCGCTGTCCGATCTGAACAGCCAGCGCGACGCCGGTTCGATCCAGTTCGATCGCGTCGTCATCGAGACGACCGGCCTGGCGAACCCCGGCCCGGTGGCGCAGACCTTCTTCATCGACGACGAAGTGGCCGACACCTACCGTCTGGACGCCATCATCACGCTGGTCGACGCCAAACACGGCCAGCAGCAGCTCGATCAGCACGAAGTGGTGCAGCGGCAGGTGGGCTTCGCCGATCGTCTGTTCATCACCAAGGCCGATCTGGTGACGCCGGACGCCCTCGACGATCTCAAGCACCGTCTCGCACACATGAACCCGCGTGCGCCGCAGCAGGTGGTGGACTTCGGTCAGGCCGATCTGGAGCAGATCTTCGACATCCACGGTTTCAACCTGAACGACAAGCTCGACATCGATCCGGACTTCCTGGCCGCCGACGAGCATGCACACGATCACGACCACGGCCATGACCACGATCATTCGCACTGCGACCACGACCACGGGAAGTGCGACCACGAAGGTCACGACCACGGGCACGCTCACCACCACCATCACGCGCATCACGACGATGCTATCAAGTCGTTCGTCTTCCGCAGCGAAAAACAATTCGATCCGGCCAAGCTGGAGGATTTCCTCGGGAGCATCCTACAGGTGTACGGCGAACGCTTATTGCGTTATAAAGGCGTATTAAACATGCGCGGTATCGACCGTCGGGTCGTGTTCCAGGGCGTTCACCAGATGATGGGTAGCGACGTGGGCACGAAGTGGCAACCCGGCGAGACGCCGAACACCAAGATGGTGTTCATTGGCGCGGAACTGCCGAAAGACATCATCCTGCAAGGGCTGGAACGCTGTCTGGTCTGA
- the dksA gene encoding RNA polymerase-binding protein DksA, translating to MSKQRLLTEAEILKMSDKDYMNAAQLEFFKNRLEELQAEILRNAGQTTENLRETVVVPDPADRATIEEEHALELRTRDRERKLLKKVQQSLARIDSGDYGWCEETGEPIGVPRLLARPTATLSLEAQERRELRQKLFGD from the coding sequence ATGAGCAAGCAACGACTTTTGACCGAGGCCGAAATTCTGAAGATGTCCGACAAGGACTACATGAATGCGGCTCAACTCGAATTCTTCAAGAATCGTCTGGAAGAGCTGCAAGCCGAAATTCTGCGTAACGCCGGTCAGACGACCGAAAACCTGCGGGAAACCGTGGTGGTTCCGGATCCGGCCGACCGCGCGACCATCGAAGAGGAACATGCGCTCGAGCTGCGTACGCGCGATCGCGAACGCAAGCTGCTGAAGAAGGTCCAGCAGTCGCTCGCCCGCATCGACTCGGGCGATTATGGCTGGTGCGAAGAAACCGGTGAGCCGATCGGCGTGCCGCGTCTGCTCGCCCGACCGACGGCCACGTTGTCGCTCGAAGCGCAAGAGCGTCGCGAACTGCGTCAGAAGCTGTTCGGCGACTGA